One window of Halopelagius longus genomic DNA carries:
- a CDS encoding MEDS domain-containing protein encodes MSMTPLSGSSRERLDLGSGIEALQSSPEFRGPVEPFDGHYCNDHLALIYESKTEQYAAVVPYLRQGIERGERCMCVIDDSTEAELLAALRGAGIDADAAVESGQLTFHTVEETYLRDGTFEPDGMIDIYGEIIEETKAEYPALRISAEISWLAEGGTPLEKFMEYESRINELFDEEDCIALCQYDRRSFPSETIRDVIRTHPHLIYDGTVCHNFYHVPPEDFFDPDDAEQEVDRMMGTLLDRTEAKVALESRERFLREIYDATADPSLSFGAKVERLLELGRAWFDLDVGYFALTDEDEDEFEVIEAVGSHEKIRPGASGDLSVSYCQNVLELDEPVSVLNAEEEGWTGDPAYDTYGLESYFGTSLVVGGKQYGTLCFGSESSRGRPFTRSEYTFLELMSQWVSYELERKERERYQRKLYEITSNPDQTFEEKIERLLELGCERFGLEYGILGRYDGDDAEVEATVGPADGGVSPGEFPVRPKAGQYCRKAMDADEPVGAPDVRELGWDDDPVYRELGFESYFGVKIATGSEPYGTLAFCDTSTREDPFTDAEHTFLELMGQWVNYELEQRRREEQLAALNEMSRDLMNVETVSEIAETTVEHAHESLRLPLSAVALYDAENGRLAPEAQTTRAEDELPTATLCNSTSGPVWEAFVAGEMRAIDVGGDDGLPANDLTQILVVPLDRQGVFLTGTASPEKFDSLERDFVETTAATVESACTRADREQLLHEREETLEDQNETLERLNRINTTIRNIDQALVQASTREEIEEVACEQLADVGPYELAWVGEQNTVSDVIEPRTWAGDENGYLHDERMTVDDTPEGRGPAGRAVETREPQVVNDILSDRSFAPWRQSALNRGYHACIALPLTYKDTLYGILAVYAGQPGVFDSLERAVLTELSDTIAYAINAVESKKALVTDEVTELEFTVEDIGCGITEFVEQADCTMSLENLVSQGDGGLRAFFSMHGTTTEEIREFAPKFPTADLTVVSEFSEGDDRVCLVDVTLTEDSLAGTVLQHGGRLRRLDADDGNARVTVALASDAAVREFVEMFRTRYPNATLHAQHTRQQVQRTSAEFQSEVVEELTPRQLEVLQTAYFSGYFEKPRTRTGTEIASSLDISQPTLNTHLRAAQRKLYHQLFEEGLIQA; translated from the coding sequence CCTCTCCGGTAGTTCGCGGGAACGACTGGACCTCGGTAGCGGTATCGAAGCGCTTCAATCGAGTCCCGAGTTCCGCGGGCCCGTCGAACCGTTCGACGGCCACTACTGCAACGACCACCTCGCGTTGATCTACGAGAGCAAAACCGAGCAGTACGCGGCCGTCGTCCCGTACCTGCGGCAGGGAATCGAGCGCGGCGAACGGTGTATGTGCGTCATCGACGACAGCACCGAGGCGGAGTTGCTCGCGGCCCTGCGCGGCGCGGGAATCGACGCGGACGCGGCCGTCGAGTCCGGGCAGTTGACGTTCCACACCGTCGAGGAGACGTACCTCAGAGACGGGACGTTCGAGCCCGACGGGATGATAGACATCTACGGGGAGATTATCGAGGAGACCAAAGCGGAGTATCCGGCGCTCCGAATATCCGCCGAGATATCGTGGCTCGCGGAGGGCGGGACGCCGTTGGAGAAGTTCATGGAGTACGAATCGAGGATAAACGAACTCTTCGACGAGGAGGACTGCATCGCGCTCTGTCAGTACGACCGGCGCTCGTTCCCCTCGGAGACCATCCGCGACGTCATCCGGACGCACCCCCACCTCATCTACGACGGGACGGTCTGTCACAACTTCTATCACGTGCCGCCGGAGGACTTCTTCGACCCCGACGACGCGGAGCAAGAAGTCGACCGGATGATGGGGACGCTACTGGACCGCACCGAGGCCAAAGTCGCCCTCGAAAGCCGCGAGCGGTTCCTACGGGAGATATACGACGCCACGGCGGACCCGTCGCTGTCGTTCGGCGCGAAAGTCGAGCGGTTGCTCGAACTGGGCCGAGCGTGGTTCGACCTCGACGTGGGCTACTTCGCGCTCACCGACGAGGACGAAGACGAGTTCGAGGTGATCGAAGCCGTCGGCTCACACGAGAAGATTCGACCGGGAGCGTCCGGCGACCTCTCCGTGTCGTACTGTCAGAACGTGCTGGAACTCGACGAACCGGTGAGCGTCCTCAACGCCGAGGAAGAGGGATGGACGGGCGACCCCGCCTACGACACGTACGGCCTCGAATCCTACTTCGGAACGTCGCTCGTCGTCGGCGGCAAGCAGTACGGGACGCTCTGTTTCGGCTCCGAGTCGTCGCGCGGGCGGCCGTTCACGCGGTCGGAGTACACCTTCTTGGAGCTGATGAGCCAGTGGGTCAGCTACGAACTCGAACGGAAGGAGCGCGAACGCTACCAGCGGAAACTGTACGAGATAACGTCGAACCCCGACCAGACGTTCGAGGAGAAGATAGAGCGCCTGCTGGAACTCGGCTGCGAGCGGTTCGGACTCGAATACGGAATACTCGGCCGCTACGACGGCGACGATGCCGAGGTGGAGGCGACGGTCGGTCCCGCAGACGGAGGGGTGAGTCCGGGCGAGTTCCCCGTCCGACCGAAGGCGGGACAGTACTGCCGGAAAGCCATGGACGCGGACGAACCGGTGGGCGCGCCCGACGTGCGGGAACTCGGCTGGGACGACGACCCGGTGTACCGGGAGTTAGGGTTCGAGTCGTACTTCGGCGTCAAAATCGCCACCGGGTCGGAACCGTACGGGACGCTCGCGTTCTGCGACACGTCGACCCGCGAGGACCCCTTCACCGACGCCGAGCACACGTTCTTGGAGTTGATGGGACAGTGGGTCAACTACGAGTTGGAGCAACGACGGCGGGAGGAGCAACTGGCCGCCCTCAACGAGATGAGCCGCGACCTGATGAACGTCGAGACGGTGTCGGAGATCGCGGAGACGACCGTCGAACACGCCCACGAGTCGCTTCGCCTTCCGCTGTCTGCGGTGGCGCTGTACGACGCGGAGAACGGACGACTCGCGCCCGAGGCGCAGACGACGCGCGCGGAGGACGAACTGCCGACCGCGACGCTGTGTAACTCCACCTCCGGCCCGGTGTGGGAGGCGTTCGTCGCCGGCGAGATGCGCGCGATAGACGTCGGCGGCGACGACGGACTGCCGGCGAACGACCTGACGCAGATTCTGGTCGTTCCGCTCGACCGGCAGGGCGTGTTCCTCACCGGGACCGCCTCCCCCGAGAAGTTCGACTCGCTCGAACGCGACTTCGTGGAGACGACGGCCGCGACGGTCGAATCCGCCTGCACCCGCGCCGACCGCGAGCAGTTGTTGCACGAACGCGAGGAGACGCTCGAAGACCAAAACGAGACGCTCGAGCGCCTCAACCGCATCAACACGACGATCAGGAACATCGACCAAGCGCTCGTGCAGGCCTCGACCCGCGAGGAGATAGAGGAAGTCGCCTGCGAGCAGTTGGCGGACGTCGGCCCGTACGAACTCGCGTGGGTCGGCGAGCAGAACACGGTGAGCGACGTCATCGAACCGCGCACGTGGGCCGGCGACGAGAACGGGTACCTCCACGACGAACGGATGACGGTCGACGACACCCCCGAAGGGCGCGGACCGGCGGGACGGGCCGTCGAGACGCGCGAACCGCAGGTCGTCAACGACATCCTGAGCGACCGATCGTTCGCGCCGTGGCGGCAGTCGGCGCTCAACCGGGGCTACCACGCCTGCATCGCGTTACCGCTGACTTACAAAGACACGCTCTACGGCATCCTCGCCGTGTACGCGGGGCAACCGGGCGTGTTCGACTCCTTAGAGCGGGCGGTGCTGACCGAACTGAGCGACACCATCGCCTACGCCATCAACGCCGTCGAGAGCAAGAAAGCGCTCGTGACCGACGAGGTGACCGAACTTGAGTTCACGGTCGAAGATATCGGCTGCGGGATCACGGAGTTCGTCGAGCAGGCCGACTGTACCATGTCGCTGGAGAACCTCGTCTCGCAGGGCGACGGCGGCCTCCGCGCGTTCTTCTCGATGCACGGAACGACGACCGAGGAGATCCGCGAGTTCGCGCCGAAGTTCCCCACCGCCGACCTCACGGTCGTCTCGGAGTTCTCCGAGGGCGACGACCGGGTGTGTCTGGTGGACGTGACGCTCACGGAGGACTCCCTCGCCGGAACCGTCCTCCAACACGGGGGGAGGCTCCGCCGCCTCGACGCCGACGACGGTAACGCGAGGGTGACGGTTGCGCTCGCGTCCGACGCCGCGGTGAGGGAGTTCGTGGAGATGTTCCGGACGAGATACCCGAACGCGACGCTGCACGCCCAACACACCCGCCAACAGGTCCAGCGCACGTCGGCGGAGTTCCAATCCGAAGTGGTCGAAGAGCTCACCCCCCGACAGCTGGAAGTGCTCCAGACGGCCTACTTCAGCGGCTACTTCGAGAAGCCGCGCACCCGCACCGGCACCGAAATCGCCTCGTCGCTCGACATCTCGCAACCGACGCTGAACACGCACCTCCGGGCGGCCCAGCGCAAACTGTACCACCAACTCTTCGAGGAAGGACTGATCCAGGCCTGA
- a CDS encoding HalOD1 output domain-containing protein → MSQCTRDGNTYSLGQDEPLSLTVVKTVADAEGVEPTALRPLYSAVDPDALDSLFESEGGPAFGGEVQFQYHGYEVCVHGDGRVTLTPA, encoded by the coding sequence ATGAGTCAGTGCACGCGCGATGGTAATACGTACTCTCTCGGTCAGGACGAACCTCTCAGTCTCACTGTCGTGAAGACGGTCGCGGACGCCGAAGGCGTCGAACCGACGGCCCTCCGCCCCCTCTACTCCGCCGTCGACCCCGACGCGTTGGATTCGCTCTTCGAGTCGGAGGGCGGACCGGCCTTCGGAGGGGAGGTTCAGTTCCAGTACCACGGGTACGAGGTCTGCGTCCACGGCGACGGGCGAGTGACGCTCACCCCCGCGTAA
- a CDS encoding sulfurtransferase, whose translation MTDDGYAKDVLVSADWVEEHLDEFQSDDPEYRLVEVDVDTEAYDEGHAPGAIGFNWETQLQDQQTRDILSKDDFEELLGSHGISDDSTVVLYGDNSNWFAAYTYWQFKYYGHDDVKLLDGGRDYWVENDYPLTDEEPEFDSVDYTAKGPFEGIRAYRDDVENAVNKGLPLVDVRSPEEFSGEILAPPGLQETAQRGGHVPGASNISWAATVNDDGTFKSPEELRELYADEGIDGDETTVAYCRIGERSSIAWFALHELLGYENTVNYDGSWTEWGNLVGAPIETGSGDE comes from the coding sequence ATGACAGACGACGGCTACGCGAAGGACGTTCTCGTCTCGGCGGACTGGGTCGAGGAGCACCTCGACGAGTTCCAAAGCGACGACCCCGAGTATCGCCTCGTAGAAGTCGACGTCGACACGGAGGCGTACGACGAGGGTCACGCCCCCGGCGCGATCGGCTTCAACTGGGAGACGCAACTGCAGGACCAGCAGACGCGCGACATCCTCTCGAAGGACGACTTCGAGGAACTGCTGGGTTCCCACGGCATCTCCGACGACTCGACGGTGGTCCTCTACGGCGACAACTCGAACTGGTTCGCCGCCTACACGTACTGGCAGTTCAAGTACTACGGCCACGACGACGTGAAACTCCTCGACGGCGGCCGCGACTACTGGGTCGAGAACGACTACCCCCTCACGGACGAGGAACCGGAGTTCGACTCCGTCGACTACACGGCGAAAGGTCCCTTCGAGGGCATCCGCGCCTACCGCGACGACGTCGAGAACGCGGTGAACAAGGGCCTGCCCCTCGTGGACGTTCGCTCGCCCGAGGAGTTCTCCGGCGAGATTCTCGCGCCCCCGGGACTGCAGGAGACGGCCCAGCGCGGCGGCCACGTCCCCGGCGCGAGCAACATCTCGTGGGCGGCGACGGTCAACGACGACGGCACGTTCAAGTCGCCGGAGGAACTCCGCGAACTGTACGCCGACGAGGGCATCGACGGCGACGAGACGACCGTCGCGTACTGCCGCATCGGCGAGCGTTCGTCCATCGCGTGGTTCGCGCTCCACGAACTGCTCGGCTACGAGAACACCGTCAACTACGACGGGTCGTGGACCGAGTGGGGCAACCTCGTCGGCGCGCCCATCGAAACCGGCTCCGGCGACGAGTAA
- a CDS encoding sulfurtransferase, whose amino-acid sequence MSENVVVSAEWLDERLEEVRVIDVRDAWEFDGIGHVPGAVNVPFDSFRSPEGDEGMLPGVETWEELLSEAGVAADDDVVAYDDTHGVFAARFLVTAELYGHPPERLHLLDGDYSSWNRERETTSDETEVAATEYVVRKPESTPLVGYEYVLDALDDEDTVVVDTREEWEYDEAHLPGAVNLDWRELVDDETRGLKPRDELEATLESSGIERGRPVVLYCNTARRISHTYTVLRHLGYENVAFYEGSLTEWEERDGPLVSADD is encoded by the coding sequence ATGAGCGAGAACGTCGTCGTGTCCGCCGAGTGGCTCGACGAGCGACTGGAGGAGGTTCGGGTGATAGACGTGCGCGACGCGTGGGAGTTCGACGGCATCGGGCACGTTCCCGGCGCGGTGAACGTGCCGTTCGACTCCTTTCGGAGCCCCGAGGGCGACGAGGGGATGCTCCCCGGCGTCGAGACGTGGGAGGAACTGTTGAGCGAGGCGGGCGTGGCGGCGGACGACGACGTCGTCGCCTACGACGACACCCACGGCGTCTTCGCCGCGCGGTTTCTCGTCACCGCGGAACTGTACGGCCACCCGCCCGAGCGTCTGCACCTCCTGGACGGCGACTACAGTTCGTGGAACCGCGAACGCGAGACGACGAGCGACGAAACCGAGGTGGCGGCGACGGAGTACGTCGTCCGGAAGCCGGAATCGACCCCGCTCGTCGGCTACGAGTACGTGTTGGACGCCCTCGACGACGAGGACACCGTCGTCGTGGACACCCGCGAGGAGTGGGAGTACGACGAGGCGCACCTCCCCGGCGCGGTGAACCTCGATTGGCGCGAACTCGTGGACGACGAGACGCGGGGGCTGAAACCCCGCGACGAACTCGAAGCCACCCTCGAATCGAGCGGTATCGAGCGCGGGCGGCCGGTGGTGCTGTACTGCAACACCGCCCGGCGAATCAGCCACACCTACACCGTTCTCCGGCATCTCGGCTACGAGAACGTCGCGTTCTACGAGGGGAGCCTCACCGAGTGGGAGGAGCGCGACGGCCCCCTCGTCAGCGCCGACGACTGA
- a CDS encoding AI-2E family transporter, translated as MSLNRRYVLGGLFVLLSVAAGVLLWQVVGTVFFAITVAYLLSPVRRRLVARGLSRRWASAAATAFAFLATVAVLSPLAVAVVLRLDTLLELFELVPEVIHVELFGFVYEATIDQLITLVSVWLQAVARQSAAAAPVLLLKATLFTLLVFSLLFYEEEARSAALAVVPPSYRGVAEALNGRARETLLAIYVLQAATAAGTFVLALPVFYLLGYEYAVTLATVAAVLQFVPIVGPSFLLAGLGAYHLAVGQTVQALLVVLGGGFVIGWLPDVLIRPRLARRTADIPGSLYFVGFFGGLLTLGPIGIVAGPLVVGLVVESATLLSEELNGGAAEETAETEETAGTTETPETTESESVAGTEPLAEDEPLAEDEPRSAGDSGEETPGTDAE; from the coding sequence ATGTCTCTAAACCGCCGCTACGTTTTGGGCGGTCTGTTCGTGCTTCTCTCGGTCGCGGCGGGCGTCCTCCTCTGGCAGGTCGTCGGGACCGTCTTCTTCGCCATCACCGTCGCGTACCTCCTCTCGCCGGTTCGCCGCCGACTCGTCGCTCGGGGCCTCTCCCGGCGGTGGGCGAGTGCGGCGGCGACGGCGTTCGCCTTCCTCGCGACGGTCGCCGTCCTCTCCCCGTTGGCCGTCGCCGTCGTCCTCCGACTCGATACCCTCTTGGAACTGTTCGAACTCGTCCCCGAGGTCATCCACGTCGAACTGTTCGGCTTCGTCTACGAGGCGACGATCGACCAACTGATAACGCTCGTCTCGGTGTGGCTACAGGCGGTCGCACGGCAGTCCGCCGCCGCCGCGCCGGTGCTTCTGCTGAAGGCGACGCTGTTTACGCTCCTCGTGTTCTCGCTTCTGTTCTACGAGGAGGAGGCCCGGAGCGCGGCGTTGGCCGTCGTCCCGCCGTCGTACCGCGGCGTGGCCGAGGCGCTCAACGGCCGCGCCCGCGAGACGCTCCTCGCGATATACGTCCTGCAGGCGGCCACCGCCGCCGGGACGTTCGTCCTCGCGCTTCCGGTGTTCTACCTCCTCGGTTACGAGTACGCCGTGACGCTCGCCACCGTCGCCGCCGTCCTCCAGTTCGTCCCCATCGTCGGCCCGAGTTTCCTGCTCGCGGGTCTCGGGGCGTACCACCTCGCCGTCGGCCAGACGGTCCAAGCCCTCCTCGTCGTCCTCGGCGGCGGGTTCGTCATCGGCTGGCTCCCCGACGTGCTCATCCGCCCGCGCCTGGCGCGCCGGACGGCCGACATCCCCGGCAGCCTCTACTTCGTCGGCTTCTTCGGCGGCCTGCTCACCCTCGGCCCCATCGGCATCGTCGCCGGCCCACTCGTCGTCGGACTCGTCGTCGAGTCGGCGACGCTCCTCTCGGAGGAACTGAACGGCGGGGCGGCCGAAGAGACGGCGGAAACAGAGGAGACGGCGGGAACGACGGAGACACCGGAGACGACGGAGAGCGAGTCCGTCGCGGGGACCGAACCCCTCGCGGAGGACGAACCCCTCGCGGAGGACGAACCGCGCTCTGCGGGCGACTCGGGCGAGGAGACGCCCGGAACCGACGCCGAGTGA
- a CDS encoding thiamine ABC transporter substrate-binding protein: protein MKRRTFLRAAGVGGVAGLAGCSGGGGGDATETTGEGTQTTEAAGTTTGAAGDESSELVVATYGAFVDSPSSSPGAWLKETFESENDATIRYETPDSGVNHYIERAMRGEDVAADLYVGLDVNMLIRIDEKLDKPLFTAADGLSRRGDVKESLEFDPQGRAVPYDTGYISLVYDETQEDGGFAAPKTFDGLLREEFSGDLLTQNPTSSATGQAFLLHTVKAKGEDGYLDYWKQLKQNDVRVLGDWESSYAAYSNGEAPMVVSYSTDQVYANESGEDLSKHQVRFLNDQGYANPEGMALFDGTDRSELARTFMDFVLRPEVQSEIAVRNVQFPATTTAELPEEFAKYAKEPPEAVTFSYDRLKGNLSEWTDAWAQQFASK, encoded by the coding sequence ATGAAACGACGAACCTTCCTCCGGGCGGCGGGCGTCGGCGGCGTCGCGGGACTCGCGGGATGCTCCGGCGGCGGCGGCGGGGACGCAACGGAGACGACGGGCGAGGGTACCCAAACGACCGAAGCGGCCGGAACGACGACGGGCGCGGCGGGCGATGAGTCGTCGGAACTCGTCGTCGCGACGTACGGCGCGTTCGTGGATTCGCCGAGTTCGAGTCCGGGCGCGTGGTTGAAAGAGACGTTCGAGTCCGAGAACGACGCGACGATACGCTACGAGACGCCGGACTCGGGCGTCAACCACTACATCGAGCGAGCGATGCGCGGCGAGGACGTCGCGGCGGACCTGTACGTCGGCCTCGACGTGAACATGCTCATCCGCATCGACGAGAAACTCGATAAACCGCTCTTTACCGCCGCCGACGGCCTCTCCCGTCGCGGCGACGTGAAGGAGTCCTTGGAGTTCGACCCGCAGGGACGCGCCGTCCCGTACGACACCGGGTACATCTCGCTGGTGTACGACGAGACGCAGGAAGACGGCGGGTTCGCCGCGCCGAAGACGTTCGACGGCCTCCTGCGCGAGGAATTCTCCGGCGACTTGTTGACGCAGAATCCGACGTCGAGTGCGACGGGGCAGGCGTTCCTCCTCCACACGGTGAAGGCGAAGGGCGAGGACGGCTACCTCGACTACTGGAAGCAGTTGAAGCAGAACGACGTGCGCGTCCTCGGCGACTGGGAGTCGTCGTACGCCGCCTACTCGAACGGCGAAGCGCCGATGGTCGTCTCCTACTCGACGGACCAAGTGTACGCGAACGAGTCCGGCGAGGACCTCTCGAAGCACCAAGTTCGGTTCCTGAACGACCAAGGCTACGCCAACCCCGAGGGGATGGCGCTGTTCGACGGGACGGACCGCTCGGAACTGGCGCGAACGTTCATGGACTTCGTGCTCCGACCCGAAGTCCAGTCGGAAATCGCCGTGCGGAACGTCCAGTTCCCCGCGACGACCACCGCGGAACTGCCCGAGGAGTTCGCCAAGTACGCGAAGGAACCGCCCGAGGCGGTCACCTTTTCGTACGACCGACTGAAAGGAAATCTCAGTGAGTGGACGGACGCGTGGGCCCAGCAGTTCGCCAGCAAGTGA
- a CDS encoding ABC transporter permease codes for MGGGGPFGAAVRWAERRALALVAAATAFVLLVVFYYPVATVFADAVLVEGRLSAEPLLEILTSEFYLRDIIWFTAYQAFLSTVASVALGLPGAWILSRFEFPGRETLRSLTILPFVMPSIMVAIGFVATFGGNGTLNGVLGLLGLPEVNLLYTLPAIIVAHAFYNAPLVARVVTSAWESVDASAVETARSLGASPARAFRDVVLPQLLPAVAVGATLTFIFTFASFPIVLALGGFQLATVEVFIYSQVQNLEYGRAASLAAIETAISLGLTYAYLRYEGRQRGAGQGARPLPRRRLSPPDLSLRELLPRVGAAAYAAVVVAVFLVPIASMAYASVTGPQGGLTLDNYLFLLERQRTGASFQVRPLPAVRNSLIFGVATLAAALPMGVVMAVLTTRRFRGRKVVDALAMAPLAVSGIVVGLGLLRGLVFGVEAFGREVQVTGAAAIVAAHAVGAYPFVTRTVAPLLGNLDPRLVESARSLGASRARALLDVELPLVASGVVAGAAFAFAISVGEFDSTVILAEGSASYTMPVAVERYLGRRLGPATAMGCILLFVTSLSFVVIERFGGRYRGGGGL; via the coding sequence GTGGGCGGCGGCGGCCCGTTCGGCGCGGCGGTTCGGTGGGCCGAGCGACGCGCACTCGCTCTCGTAGCCGCCGCCACGGCGTTCGTCCTCCTCGTCGTCTTCTACTACCCGGTGGCGACGGTGTTCGCCGACGCCGTCCTCGTCGAGGGGCGACTGTCGGCGGAGCCCCTTTTAGAGATTCTCACCTCCGAGTTCTACCTCCGGGACATCATCTGGTTCACCGCGTATCAGGCGTTTCTCTCCACCGTCGCCTCCGTCGCACTCGGCCTGCCGGGGGCGTGGATTCTCTCGCGCTTCGAGTTTCCCGGCCGCGAGACGCTCCGCTCTCTGACCATCCTCCCGTTCGTCATGCCCTCGATAATGGTCGCCATCGGCTTCGTGGCGACGTTCGGTGGGAACGGGACGCTCAACGGGGTCCTCGGGCTGCTCGGACTGCCGGAGGTGAACCTGCTGTACACGCTCCCCGCGATAATCGTCGCGCACGCGTTCTACAACGCCCCCCTCGTCGCCCGCGTCGTCACGTCGGCGTGGGAGAGCGTGGACGCCTCCGCCGTGGAGACGGCGCGCAGTCTGGGCGCGTCGCCCGCGCGGGCGTTCCGCGACGTGGTGCTCCCGCAGTTGCTCCCGGCCGTCGCGGTGGGGGCGACGCTGACGTTCATCTTCACGTTCGCCTCCTTCCCCATCGTCCTCGCCCTCGGCGGGTTCCAACTCGCGACGGTGGAGGTGTTCATCTACTCGCAGGTGCAGAATCTGGAGTACGGCCGGGCGGCGTCGCTCGCGGCGATAGAGACGGCGATTTCGCTCGGTCTGACGTACGCCTACCTCCGGTACGAGGGGCGACAGCGCGGGGCGGGACAGGGCGCGCGTCCGCTTCCGCGCCGCCGCCTCTCGCCGCCGGACCTGTCGCTCCGAGAACTCCTCCCCCGCGTCGGCGCCGCGGCGTACGCCGCCGTCGTCGTCGCGGTGTTTCTCGTCCCCATCGCGTCGATGGCGTACGCGAGCGTCACCGGCCCGCAGGGCGGACTGACGCTCGACAACTACCTGTTCCTGCTCGAACGCCAGCGCACGGGGGCGTCGTTTCAGGTGCGTCCGCTCCCGGCCGTCCGCAACTCGCTGATATTCGGCGTCGCCACCCTCGCCGCCGCCCTGCCGATGGGCGTCGTGATGGCCGTGTTGACGACGCGGCGGTTCCGCGGCCGGAAAGTCGTGGACGCCCTCGCGATGGCACCGCTCGCGGTGTCGGGCATCGTCGTCGGACTCGGCTTGCTCCGGGGACTCGTCTTCGGCGTCGAGGCGTTCGGACGGGAGGTGCAGGTGACGGGCGCGGCGGCCATCGTCGCCGCCCACGCCGTCGGCGCGTACCCGTTCGTGACGCGCACCGTCGCGCCCCTCTTGGGGAACCTCGACCCGCGACTCGTCGAGTCCGCGCGCAGTCTCGGCGCGTCGCGGGCGCGCGCCCTCCTCGACGTTGAACTTCCGCTGGTCGCTTCGGGCGTCGTCGCCGGCGCGGCGTTCGCCTTCGCCATCAGCGTCGGCGAGTTCGACTCGACGGTCATCCTCGCGGAGGGGTCGGCCAGTTACACGATGCCCGTCGCCGTGGAGCGATACCTCGGGCGGCGACTCGGTCCGGCGACGGCGATGGGATGCATCCTGCTTTTCGTGACGAGCCTGAGTTTCGTCGTGATAGAGCGGTTCGGCGGCCGGTACCGCGGCGGAGGCGGGTTGTAG
- a CDS encoding ABC transporter ATP-binding protein, with translation MRLELDDVRREYGGTTALADVSLDIEDGEFFTLVGPSGCGKTTTLRLVAGFEEPTAGSVRFDGREMRGVPPEERGVGVVFQNYALFPHMTVGENVAYGLRFADAPGGVSDEERVAELLELVGLPEAADRDPTELSGGQQQRIALARALAPGPNLLLLDEPMSALDAQLRERLRATVKEIQSELEITTLYVTHDQEEALAVSDRIAVMSDGRVEQVGAPREVYRRPRSRFVAEFVGDNNVFVGRAEESTSPHETKGLDGRTDDGAAESEVRITIGNETYIVRTDRDIEAGDRVTFCVRPEQIRVLAGGSDDGADSDEGGAPRAETADGGEPTDCGEKTDGRAATDRTTNAATSPENRLRGRVADAEFLGETTRVRVDCDGHRITLRTADPLDGVVEVGFDAADARVVEVGE, from the coding sequence ATGCGACTCGAACTCGACGACGTGCGGAGGGAGTACGGCGGGACGACTGCGCTCGCGGACGTGAGCCTCGATATCGAGGACGGCGAGTTCTTCACCCTCGTCGGCCCCTCGGGGTGCGGGAAGACGACGACGCTCCGCCTCGTGGCGGGCTTCGAAGAACCCACCGCGGGGTCGGTTCGCTTCGACGGGCGGGAGATGCGCGGCGTGCCGCCCGAGGAACGCGGCGTCGGCGTCGTCTTCCAGAACTACGCGCTCTTCCCGCACATGACCGTCGGCGAGAACGTCGCCTACGGCCTCCGCTTTGCGGACGCGCCGGGGGGCGTCTCAGACGAGGAACGCGTCGCGGAGTTGCTGGAGTTGGTCGGCCTCCCGGAGGCGGCCGACAGGGACCCGACCGAGTTGTCCGGCGGCCAACAGCAGCGAATCGCCCTCGCGCGGGCACTCGCGCCGGGCCCGAACCTCCTCCTTTTGGACGAACCGATGAGCGCACTCGACGCGCAACTGCGCGAACGACTGCGCGCGACGGTCAAGGAGATTCAGTCGGAACTCGAAATCACGACGCTGTACGTCACCCACGACCAAGAGGAGGCGTTGGCCGTCTCCGACCGAATCGCGGTGATGAGCGACGGCCGGGTCGAACAGGTCGGCGCGCCGCGGGAGGTGTACCGCCGGCCGCGGAGTCGGTTCGTCGCGGAGTTCGTCGGCGACAACAACGTGTTCGTCGGGCGCGCCGAAGAATCAACATCTCCACACGAAACAAAGGGGTTGGACGGGAGAACGGACGACGGGGCGGCCGAGTCGGAGGTTCGTATTACTATCGGGAACGAGACATATATCGTCCGGACCGACCGGGACATCGAGGCGGGCGACCGGGTGACGTTCTGCGTTCGACCGGAACAGATTCGCGTCCTCGCGGGGGGGTCCGACGACGGGGCGGACTCGGACGAGGGCGGGGCGCCGAGGGCGGAAACCGCCGACGGCGGCGAACCGACGGACTGCGGGGAGAAGACCGACGGCCGGGCGGCGACGGACCGCACGACGAACGCGGCGACGTCCCCGGAGAACCGACTACGGGGGCGGGTGGCGGACGCGGAGTTCCTCGGCGAGACGACTCGCGTCCGAGTGGACTGCGACGGACACCGGATAACGCTCCGGACGGCGGACCCCCTCGACGGAGTCGTCGAAGTCGGATTCGACGCGGCGGACGCCCGCGTCGTCGAAGTGGGCGAGTGA